Proteins encoded by one window of Acidobacteriota bacterium:
- a CDS encoding sugar porter family MFS transporter, with protein MAVKCRHSVAPVASATRARATKEGRMGRGHIAWLWSITAALAGFLFGFDTAVISGAEQAVQRVWLMSDTMHGLAISAALWGTVAGALAGAIPSDRYGRRPTLVGIGVLYAVSALGSAFAWDPISFMVFRFLGGLGIGMSSIATPAYISEIAPPEKRGRLVALFQFNIVAGILAAFVSNWLLGGLGEHDWRYMLGVETLPAVLYLVASGFIPESPRWLAVNRGRVEEARAILRQSDAVHADAILAAVSVETPRIALGEFLSRRFARPITLAFLIALFNQLSGINAIIYFAPRIFEMAGTGQRGALLASVGIGVTNLVFTIVGMALIDRMGRRALMLIGSIGYLVSLGAVAWGFATGHYGSVPAFIFLFIAAHAIGQGTVIWVYISEVFPNAARARGQALGSATHWVMAAALTLVMPVLLASLAPATMFLVFFAMMVLQLLFVIFVMVETRGRSLESVSHALERL; from the coding sequence ATGGCAGTCAAGTGTAGGCATAGTGTCGCACCCGTGGCAAGCGCAACACGCGCACGAGCCACGAAGGAGGGACGGATGGGGCGTGGCCACATCGCCTGGCTCTGGTCGATCACCGCCGCACTCGCCGGGTTTCTCTTCGGCTTCGACACGGCGGTGATCTCCGGGGCCGAGCAGGCGGTCCAGCGCGTGTGGCTGATGAGCGACACGATGCACGGCCTCGCCATCTCGGCGGCGCTGTGGGGCACGGTCGCCGGCGCCCTCGCCGGCGCGATTCCCTCGGATCGCTACGGCCGGCGCCCGACGCTCGTCGGGATCGGCGTGCTCTACGCCGTGTCGGCGCTCGGCAGCGCCTTCGCGTGGGATCCGATCTCCTTCATGGTCTTCCGCTTCCTCGGCGGCCTCGGCATCGGGATGTCGTCGATTGCCACGCCCGCGTACATCAGCGAGATTGCGCCCCCCGAGAAGCGCGGACGGCTCGTGGCCCTGTTCCAGTTCAACATCGTGGCGGGCATCCTGGCGGCGTTCGTCTCGAACTGGCTGCTCGGCGGCCTCGGTGAGCACGACTGGCGCTACATGCTCGGCGTCGAGACGCTGCCCGCCGTGTTGTACCTCGTCGCCTCGGGCTTCATCCCTGAAAGCCCGCGCTGGCTCGCGGTGAACCGGGGGCGCGTCGAGGAGGCGCGCGCCATCCTGCGCCAATCGGATGCCGTCCACGCCGACGCCATTCTCGCGGCCGTGAGCGTCGAGACCCCCCGCATCGCGCTCGGCGAGTTCCTCTCGCGACGCTTCGCGCGCCCCATCACCCTGGCGTTCCTGATCGCGCTCTTCAACCAGCTCTCCGGGATCAACGCGATCATCTACTTCGCGCCGCGCATCTTCGAGATGGCGGGCACGGGGCAGCGGGGCGCGCTGCTCGCGAGCGTCGGCATCGGCGTCACGAACCTGGTGTTCACCATCGTCGGCATGGCGCTCATCGACCGGATGGGGCGGCGCGCCCTGATGCTGATCGGCTCGATCGGGTACCTCGTCTCGCTCGGTGCGGTCGCGTGGGGGTTCGCGACCGGGCACTACGGGTCGGTGCCCGCGTTCATCTTCCTGTTCATCGCGGCGCACGCGATCGGGCAGGGCACGGTGATCTGGGTCTACATCAGCGAGGTCTTCCCCAACGCGGCGCGGGCCCGGGGGCAGGCGCTCGGCAGCGCCACGCACTGGGTGATGGCGGCGGCGCTGACGCTCGTCATGCCGGTCCTGCTGGCCTCGCTGGCGCCCGCGACGATGTTCCTGGTGTTCTTCGCGATGATGGTGCTGCAGCTGCTGTTCGTGATCTTCGTGATGGTCGAGACGCGCGGCCGCTCGCTCGAGAGCGTGTCGCACGCGCTCGAGCGGCTCTGA